One region of Chlamydia psittaci 6BC genomic DNA includes:
- the rsmH gene encoding 16S rRNA (cytosine(1402)-N(4))-methyltransferase RsmH, with product MSATPSHIPVLVNECLSLFANRNPKFFCDVTVGAGGHAEAFLSEYPSIVSYDASDRDSAALSLAKERLEKFGDRVHFRHASFEDLSKDSKEHVYDGILADLGVSSMQLDNLSRGFSFQGDDHDLDMRMDVTKGITASEVLNTLREEELGKIFREYGEEPQWKNAASAVVHFRKRKKIITVRDLKDATAKVFPSYRLRKKIHPLTLIFQALRVYVNQEDLQLKVFLESAMRWLAPGGRLIIISFCSSEDRPVKWFFREAEKSGLGTILTKKVVMPTYEETRKNPRCRSAKLRCFEKKLL from the coding sequence GTGTCTGCAACCCCTTCCCATATTCCGGTATTGGTAAATGAATGTTTATCTTTATTTGCTAATCGTAATCCCAAATTTTTCTGTGATGTTACTGTAGGAGCTGGAGGTCATGCTGAAGCTTTCCTCTCAGAATATCCTTCTATAGTTTCTTATGATGCATCCGATCGAGATAGTGCCGCTTTGTCTCTTGCTAAGGAGCGTTTAGAAAAATTTGGTGATCGTGTGCATTTTCGGCATGCATCATTTGAAGATCTTTCTAAAGATTCTAAGGAACATGTTTATGATGGCATACTTGCCGATCTTGGAGTTTCCTCTATGCAACTTGATAATCTCTCCCGAGGTTTTAGTTTTCAAGGAGACGATCATGATTTAGATATGCGCATGGATGTGACTAAAGGAATTACTGCGAGTGAGGTTTTAAATACGCTTCGTGAAGAAGAGTTAGGGAAAATTTTTCGTGAATACGGAGAGGAACCTCAGTGGAAAAATGCGGCTAGTGCTGTCGTACATTTTAGGAAACGTAAGAAAATCATCACGGTTAGAGATTTAAAAGACGCAACAGCAAAAGTTTTTCCTTCTTATCGTTTGCGAAAGAAAATCCATCCATTAACTTTGATTTTTCAAGCTTTACGGGTGTATGTAAATCAAGAAGACCTGCAATTGAAAGTATTTTTGGAGTCGGCTATGCGTTGGCTTGCTCCTGGAGGGCGTTTGATCATTATTTCGTTTTGTAGCTCCGAAGATCGCCCAGTAAAATGGTTTTTTAGAGAAGCTGAGAAATCGGGATTAGGAACCATACTGACCAAGAAAGTGGTCATGCCTACCTATGAAGAGACTAGGAAAAATCCTCGTTGTAGATCGGCAAAGCTCCGTTGTTTTGAAAAGAAATTGTTATGA
- the dnaA gene encoding chromosomal replication initiator protein DnaA — protein sequence MLTCSDCSTWEQFVNYVKTRCSKTAFENWISPIQIIEETQEKIRLEVPNIFVQNYLLDNYKQDLCSFVPLDAQGEPALEFVVAEIKKAPPQPLAPREQQETPTETFEESKDFELKLNTAYRFDNFIEGPSNQFVKSAAVGIAGRPGRSYNPLFIHGGVGLGKTHLLHAVGHYVREHHKNLRVHCITTEAFINDLVQHLRLKSIDKMKNFYRSLDLLLVDDIQFLQNRQNFEEEFCNTFETLINLNKQIVITSDKPPGQLKLSERIIARMEWGLVAHVGIPDLETRVAILQHKAEQKGLHIPNEIAFYIADHIYGNVRQLEGAINKLTAYCRLFGKTLTESIVRDTLKELFRSPSKQKVSVESILKSVATVFQVKLQDLKGNSRSKELVLARQVAMYLAKTLITDSLVAIGSAFGKTHSTVLYACKTIEQKIEKDETLTRQISLCKNHIVG from the coding sequence ATGTTAACCTGTAGCGATTGTAGTACTTGGGAACAGTTTGTGAATTATGTTAAGACACGTTGCTCCAAAACGGCTTTTGAAAACTGGATTTCTCCTATTCAAATTATAGAAGAAACACAAGAAAAGATCCGTTTAGAAGTTCCCAATATCTTTGTTCAAAACTACCTTCTTGATAATTATAAACAAGATCTATGTTCTTTTGTTCCTCTTGATGCTCAAGGGGAGCCAGCTTTAGAGTTTGTTGTTGCGGAAATTAAAAAAGCCCCTCCACAACCCCTAGCCCCTCGAGAGCAGCAAGAAACTCCTACAGAAACTTTTGAAGAATCTAAAGACTTCGAACTCAAGTTAAATACCGCTTATCGTTTTGATAATTTTATAGAAGGCCCTTCAAATCAATTTGTGAAATCTGCAGCTGTAGGGATTGCTGGCCGTCCGGGGCGTTCGTATAATCCTCTGTTCATTCATGGAGGCGTAGGTCTAGGAAAAACCCACCTTCTCCATGCTGTGGGTCACTACGTCAGAGAGCATCACAAAAACCTTCGTGTGCACTGCATCACAACTGAAGCTTTTATTAATGATCTCGTGCAACACCTCAGATTGAAATCGATTGATAAAATGAAAAATTTTTATCGTTCGTTAGACCTACTTCTTGTTGATGATATCCAATTTTTGCAAAACAGACAAAATTTCGAAGAAGAATTTTGCAATACCTTTGAGACATTAATTAACTTAAATAAACAAATTGTCATTACTAGTGATAAGCCTCCAGGACAATTAAAACTTTCCGAACGTATCATTGCTAGAATGGAATGGGGGTTAGTTGCTCACGTAGGCATTCCAGATTTAGAAACCCGCGTAGCAATTTTACAACATAAAGCAGAACAGAAAGGCTTACATATTCCTAATGAAATTGCATTCTACATCGCGGATCATATCTATGGAAATGTACGCCAACTCGAAGGAGCAATTAATAAACTCACTGCTTATTGCCGTTTATTCGGGAAAACACTTACCGAAAGTATTGTTCGCGACACGTTAAAAGAACTTTTTCGCTCCCCCTCTAAACAAAAAGTTTCTGTAGAAAGCATATTAAAAAGTGTGGCCACAGTCTTTCAAGTAAAGCTCCAAGATCTCAAAGGAAACTCTCGTTCTAAAGAACTCGTTTTGGCACGTCAAGTTGCTATGTACCTTGCAAAAACATTAATCACAGATTCTTTAGTTGCTATCGGTTCTGCTTTTGGAAAAACACATTCTACAGTGCTTTATGCTTGCAAAACTATAGAACAAAAAATAGAAAAAGATGAAACTCTAACGCGTCAAATTAGTTTATGTAAAAACCATATTGTTGGGTAA
- the nqrE gene encoding NADH:ubiquinone reductase (Na(+)-transporting) subunit E has translation MWLGEYTWLNVFGIFLQATFIQNILLSNFLGMCSYLACSARVSTANGLGMSVALVLTVTGSINWFVHAFITGPKALTWISPALANVNLNFLELIIFIVVIAAFTQILELFLEKVSRNLYLSLGIFLPLIAVNCAILGGVLFGITRNYPFIPMMIFSLGAGSGWWLAIVLFATIKEKLAYSDIPKNLQGMGISFITTGLIAMAFMSLTGIDISKPSATVAVSDVIETKKVSSAEVNELKPIKKIRSAQQRAGKTKTINAKKGKPQ, from the coding sequence ATGTGGTTAGGTGAGTATACATGGCTAAATGTCTTTGGTATCTTTTTACAAGCCACCTTTATCCAAAACATCCTACTATCCAATTTTCTTGGGATGTGCAGCTATCTTGCCTGTTCAGCACGAGTCTCTACAGCTAACGGTTTAGGAATGTCCGTGGCATTGGTACTCACTGTCACTGGAAGTATTAACTGGTTCGTACACGCCTTTATCACAGGACCTAAAGCTTTAACTTGGATATCCCCTGCATTAGCTAACGTAAACTTAAATTTTCTAGAACTCATCATCTTCATCGTTGTGATTGCTGCTTTCACACAAATCCTGGAACTGTTTTTAGAAAAAGTATCAAGAAATCTCTACCTCTCCTTAGGAATCTTCCTCCCCCTAATCGCGGTAAACTGCGCAATCTTAGGCGGAGTACTCTTTGGCATCACACGCAACTATCCGTTTATTCCCATGATGATATTCTCTTTAGGCGCTGGAAGCGGCTGGTGGTTGGCGATCGTTTTGTTTGCCACTATTAAAGAAAAGCTCGCTTATTCTGATATTCCTAAAAATCTTCAGGGAATGGGAATCTCTTTCATTACTACAGGCCTTATCGCTATGGCTTTCATGAGTCTGACAGGTATTGATATCTCTAAACCCTCAGCCACAGTCGCGGTATCTGATGTCATAGAAACCAAAAAAGTCTCTTCGGCAGAAGTCAATGAGCTCAAACCGATAAAAAAAATACGCTCAGCTCAGCAACGCGCCGGCAAGACAAAAACTATAAATGCAAAAAAGGGAAAACCTCAGTAA
- a CDS encoding Na(+)-translocating NADH-quinone reductase subunit C translates to MSSEKPKRYLNHTWYVTLFIFVLSLFSSVFLSTVYYVLAPFQERAATFDRDQQLLTAAHVLDFSGKFQIYEKGSWKLATYDKKSQLLKVADKSAPVVTSSVLDSYTQGFVRPLLADRQGQMFSFEEKNINVSEFIEKHQNGHFYQQPLLLFYVVLANTEQARVMSAAEVVKNPSVIDAIVIPISGFGLWGPIYGYLAVENNGDTVLGTAWYQQGETPGLGANIANPQWQKQFYGKKIFLQDASGNTDFSTTPLGLEVIKGSVQSAFGTSPKALSSIDGISGATLTCNGVTEAYAQSLAPYRSLLMSFAKLNNRGDQNGSK, encoded by the coding sequence ATGTCCTCAGAGAAACCCAAACGCTATCTGAATCACACTTGGTATGTTACCCTTTTTATTTTTGTACTAAGTTTGTTCTCCAGCGTTTTCCTTTCTACTGTGTATTATGTTCTTGCTCCTTTTCAAGAACGCGCAGCGACTTTTGATCGCGATCAACAACTGCTCACTGCAGCTCATGTTTTAGACTTTTCAGGAAAATTTCAAATCTATGAGAAGGGTTCCTGGAAACTGGCCACGTATGACAAAAAATCCCAATTACTTAAAGTTGCTGACAAAAGTGCTCCGGTTGTCACAAGCTCTGTTTTAGACTCCTATACACAAGGATTTGTCCGTCCCTTACTTGCAGATAGACAAGGACAAATGTTTTCTTTTGAAGAGAAAAATATCAATGTCTCAGAGTTTATAGAAAAACATCAAAATGGACATTTCTATCAGCAGCCATTACTTTTATTTTATGTAGTCTTAGCAAATACAGAGCAAGCTAGAGTGATGAGCGCTGCTGAAGTTGTGAAAAATCCTTCCGTAATAGACGCTATTGTCATTCCTATTTCAGGATTTGGCTTGTGGGGGCCTATTTACGGCTATCTCGCTGTAGAAAATAATGGTGATACAGTATTAGGAACAGCGTGGTATCAACAAGGAGAAACTCCAGGATTAGGCGCCAATATTGCCAATCCCCAATGGCAAAAGCAATTTTATGGGAAAAAGATCTTTTTACAAGATGCTTCAGGAAATACAGATTTTTCAACGACTCCCCTGGGTCTTGAAGTAATCAAAGGATCAGTGCAATCCGCATTCGGGACATCTCCTAAAGCTCTCTCTTCTATCGATGGCATTTCTGGAGCTACGTTAACATGTAACGGTGTTACTGAAGCTTATGCCCAATCTTTAGCTCCCTATCGCAGTTTGTTGATGTCTTTCGCTAAACTTAATAACCGGGGAGATCAAAATGGCAGCAAATAA
- a CDS encoding glycine cleavage protein H-like protein, with protein sequence MWYSDYHVWIDPIHEDIVRLGLTSRMRENLGQILHIDLPDPGSFCKEGEVLVILESSKSAIEVLSPVSGEILEVNENLKEDVRLLNHSPEEAGWFVIVKLDQKLNIQNLSPKE encoded by the coding sequence ATGTGGTATTCTGATTATCATGTGTGGATCGACCCCATACACGAGGATATTGTACGTCTAGGATTGACGTCTAGGATGAGAGAAAACCTGGGACAAATCCTTCATATTGACCTGCCGGATCCAGGAAGCTTCTGTAAGGAAGGCGAGGTTCTTGTTATTTTGGAGTCTTCGAAATCTGCTATTGAGGTATTAAGTCCGGTTTCTGGAGAAATTCTTGAAGTTAATGAGAATCTCAAAGAGGACGTACGGCTTCTTAATCATTCTCCCGAAGAAGCTGGCTGGTTTGTAATCGTTAAATTAGATCAAAAATTAAATATACAAAATCTTTCTCCCAAAGAATAG
- a CDS encoding peptidoglycan D,D-transpeptidase FtsI family protein encodes MNHRKCLTMITCGVLLSYSFLIVRYYKIQICEEKRWAAEALGQHEFRVKDPFRRGTFFSQMNLRKGDSEQRQPLAVDITKFHLCLDAVAIPEEHRDVIAKKVFSLIGEGDYDKLRAEFDKKSRHRKLFLWLDRAEHDRILSWWRGYAAKAKLPSNALFFMTDYQRSYPFGKLLGQVLHTLREVKDEKTGKAFPTGGLEAYFNHVLEGEPGERKFLRSPLNRLDLDKITKIPRDGSDIYLTVNPCIQTIAEEELEKGVKEAKAKGGRLILMNAYTGEILALAQYPFFNPSEYKEFFNDKEKIEHTKVTSVSDVFEPGSIMKPLTLAIALLANEEMVKRSGKPLFDPCAPIDVTRRIFPGRKQFPLKDISSNRRLNMYMAIQKSSNVYVAQLADLIVQHLGNHWYEDKLLLLGFGKKTGIELPGEASGLVPSPKRFHINGVPEWSLSTPYSLAMGYNILATGVQMVKAYAILANGGYDVRPTLIKKIVTTSGKEYVLHPQVRGERILSQEIVDEVLKATRFTTYPGGTGFRAAPKKHSSAGKTGTTEKLVNGKYDKHRHISSFIGITPIYPSAGGSAPLVMLVSIDDPDHRVREDGTKNYMGGRCAAPVFGRVADRVLSYLGVPEDKEKYSYQSEVAAMKSLYEEWNRSGK; translated from the coding sequence ATGAATCATCGTAAATGCTTAACCATGATTACCTGTGGAGTCCTGCTCTCCTACTCTTTCCTTATCGTACGGTACTATAAAATTCAGATTTGTGAGGAGAAGCGTTGGGCAGCAGAAGCTTTAGGACAACATGAATTTCGCGTAAAAGACCCTTTTCGTAGAGGGACTTTTTTTTCTCAGATGAATTTACGTAAAGGGGATTCCGAGCAACGACAACCTCTCGCTGTTGATATTACGAAATTTCATCTTTGTTTAGATGCTGTGGCTATTCCTGAAGAACATCGTGATGTAATTGCTAAGAAAGTGTTTAGTCTCATTGGTGAAGGTGATTATGACAAACTCCGTGCGGAGTTTGATAAAAAATCGCGACATCGAAAATTATTTCTTTGGTTAGATCGTGCAGAACATGACCGCATTTTGTCTTGGTGGCGGGGGTACGCAGCAAAAGCTAAACTACCCTCGAATGCTTTGTTTTTCATGACTGACTATCAAAGATCCTATCCTTTTGGCAAACTTTTAGGCCAAGTTCTTCATACTCTCAGAGAAGTCAAGGATGAGAAAACAGGAAAAGCTTTTCCTACAGGAGGTTTAGAAGCATATTTTAACCACGTCCTTGAAGGAGAGCCTGGGGAACGAAAATTCTTACGTTCTCCTTTGAATCGTTTAGATCTAGATAAAATCACAAAGATTCCTAGAGACGGTTCAGATATTTATCTCACAGTAAATCCTTGTATACAGACGATAGCGGAAGAAGAATTAGAAAAAGGCGTAAAGGAAGCCAAAGCGAAAGGTGGGCGTCTGATTTTAATGAATGCTTATACAGGAGAGATTCTTGCTTTAGCCCAATATCCTTTCTTTAATCCTTCGGAATACAAGGAATTTTTCAATGATAAGGAAAAAATAGAGCACACAAAAGTGACATCGGTAAGTGATGTTTTTGAACCAGGCTCTATCATGAAACCTCTGACTCTTGCTATTGCGTTGCTTGCGAATGAAGAGATGGTGAAAAGATCAGGGAAGCCCTTATTTGATCCTTGTGCACCTATAGATGTTACCCGCAGGATTTTCCCAGGAAGAAAGCAATTTCCGCTTAAAGATATCTCATCGAATCGGCGTTTAAATATGTACATGGCGATTCAAAAGTCTTCGAACGTTTATGTAGCTCAACTTGCTGATCTTATAGTGCAACATCTAGGGAACCACTGGTATGAGGACAAGTTATTGTTATTAGGATTTGGTAAGAAGACGGGTATAGAATTGCCGGGGGAAGCTTCAGGATTAGTCCCTTCACCCAAGCGTTTTCATATTAATGGGGTTCCTGAATGGTCGTTATCTACTCCTTATTCTCTTGCTATGGGTTACAATATCCTGGCTACGGGAGTTCAGATGGTTAAAGCCTATGCCATTCTTGCTAACGGTGGTTATGACGTACGTCCTACTTTGATAAAAAAAATCGTCACAACTTCTGGAAAAGAATATGTTTTGCATCCACAAGTTCGTGGAGAGAGAATTCTTTCTCAGGAGATTGTGGATGAGGTATTGAAAGCTACGCGTTTTACTACATATCCTGGAGGCACGGGATTCCGGGCTGCGCCTAAAAAGCATTCGAGTGCAGGGAAAACAGGAACAACAGAAAAGCTAGTTAATGGAAAGTATGATAAGCATCGTCATATTTCTTCATTTATAGGTATCACGCCTATATATCCTTCGGCTGGGGGGAGTGCTCCTTTGGTCATGCTTGTCTCTATAGATGATCCCGATCATCGTGTTCGTGAGGATGGAACAAAGAACTATATGGGAGGAAGATGTGCAGCTCCTGTATTCGGAAGAGTGGCTGATCGTGTTTTATCTTATCTAGGGGTTCCTGAAGATAAAGAAAAATACAGTTATCAGAGTGAGGTTGCTGCTATGAAATCTTTGTATGAGGAATGGAATCGTTCGGGGAAATAG
- a CDS encoding bactofilin family protein, with product MFRRTGKNPFEDVQTLYEEETSSHSNYSSYPRSERLDSPPNLFDSPKSPETRPLSPTYPLNEEAQKWVPVSSEVDSLLSFSEEPETTLGEGVTFKGELAFDRLLRIDGTFEGILVSNGKIIIGPKGCVKADIQLQEAIIEGAVEGNITVSGKLELRGEAIVKGDIQAGTLCVDEGVRLLGYVAIVGVNSESQKEKDS from the coding sequence ATGTTCCGTAGAACTGGAAAAAATCCCTTTGAAGATGTTCAAACGTTATATGAAGAAGAAACATCTTCGCATTCTAATTATTCTTCTTATCCTAGATCTGAGCGTTTAGATTCCCCTCCAAATCTTTTTGACTCTCCAAAATCTCCAGAAACACGCCCTTTGTCTCCTACCTATCCTCTAAATGAAGAAGCACAAAAGTGGGTCCCTGTATCTTCTGAAGTAGATTCTTTGCTCTCATTTTCTGAAGAGCCTGAAACCACTTTAGGCGAAGGTGTAACATTTAAAGGTGAGTTAGCCTTTGATCGTTTGTTGCGTATTGATGGTACCTTTGAAGGGATCTTAGTTTCTAATGGGAAAATTATCATCGGCCCTAAAGGTTGCGTGAAAGCTGATATACAACTTCAAGAAGCCATTATCGAAGGTGCTGTCGAAGGGAATATTACAGTCAGCGGAAAATTAGAGCTCCGTGGTGAAGCTATAGTTAAAGGAGATATCCAAGCAGGGACTCTTTGCGTTGATGAAGGTGTTCGTCTTTTAGGCTATGTAGCTATTGTGGGAGTTAACTCAGAATCTCAGAAAGAAAAAGACTCATAA
- the nqrD gene encoding NADH:ubiquinone reductase (Na(+)-transporting) subunit D translates to MAANKSYKSYFLDPLWNNNQPLIAILGICSALAVTTTVNTAITMGLAVSFVTGCSSFFVSLLRKVTPDSVRMITQLIIISLFVIVIDQFLKAFFFNISKTLSVFVGLIITNCIVMGRAESLARNVPPIPAFLDGFASGLGYGWVLVAVSIIREFFGFGTILGIQLIPKCFYASEAHPDGYENFGLMVLAPSAFFLLGIMIWGVNILRSKKERR, encoded by the coding sequence ATGGCAGCAAATAAATCATACAAGAGTTATTTTCTTGATCCTCTTTGGAACAATAACCAACCCCTTATCGCTATTTTAGGGATTTGCTCTGCGTTGGCAGTAACAACAACAGTAAATACAGCAATTACTATGGGTCTTGCTGTAAGTTTCGTTACGGGATGTTCTTCTTTCTTTGTATCTTTATTACGGAAAGTCACTCCTGATAGCGTGCGTATGATCACCCAGCTAATTATCATTAGCTTATTTGTGATTGTCATTGATCAGTTCCTAAAGGCTTTTTTCTTTAATATCTCCAAGACACTTTCTGTTTTCGTCGGGTTAATTATCACGAACTGTATCGTCATGGGAAGAGCAGAAAGTTTAGCAAGAAATGTTCCACCTATTCCTGCTTTTTTAGATGGTTTTGCATCAGGATTAGGTTACGGTTGGGTATTAGTTGCTGTAAGTATAATAAGAGAATTCTTCGGCTTTGGGACAATTCTTGGAATACAACTGATTCCTAAATGTTTTTACGCCTCAGAAGCTCATCCCGATGGGTATGAAAACTTTGGTTTGATGGTTTTAGCTCCCTCAGCATTCTTCCTTTTAGGTATTATGATTTGGGGTGTAAATATTCTGAGATCTAAGAAGGAAAGAAGGTAG
- a CDS encoding membrane protein, with protein sequence MIISIQRFQRPSAETPTTATLLYQLHEGPIGESEGLRTFRRVLSVLLTSLAILVMTIFTVQSPTITPAALYTAIFFACCTLVCIAMFIVKHVLCQFPEIARGSIEDASTT encoded by the coding sequence ATGATCATTAGTATCCAAAGATTTCAGCGTCCCTCCGCAGAGACTCCAACTACAGCGACGTTATTATATCAATTACATGAAGGCCCGATAGGGGAATCCGAAGGGCTAAGAACGTTTCGAAGAGTGTTATCCGTGTTATTGACCTCTCTGGCAATACTCGTGATGACAATATTTACTGTTCAATCTCCTACAATCACTCCTGCAGCATTATATACAGCAATTTTTTTTGCTTGCTGTACTCTTGTGTGTATAGCTATGTTTATAGTGAAACACGTGTTATGTCAATTTCCAGAAATTGCTAGGGGAAGTATAGAAGACGCTTCTACTACGTAA
- a CDS encoding DUF5399 family protein, translating to MVEIFNYSTSVYEKHASNTKIVNDFRKEVHMEGLTIRDVAKHAQILDMTPKPSALCSLMQTNKKTDWAFFSPPSNFYKQRFSTPYLAPSLGSPDQQDEDLEKISSYLKVLTRGKFSYQSRANSSLSYKDQEESKDDEEAADSDEDVIVQEGKILLKAIDLGLKSSNIMIDYVISRIFQFVQG from the coding sequence ATGGTAGAAATTTTTAATTACAGTACTTCTGTTTACGAAAAACACGCGTCTAATACTAAAATAGTGAATGACTTCCGCAAGGAAGTTCACATGGAAGGTTTGACGATCCGTGATGTGGCTAAGCATGCCCAAATTTTGGACATGACGCCAAAGCCCTCAGCCTTGTGCTCCCTAATGCAAACGAATAAGAAAACCGATTGGGCTTTCTTTTCACCTCCTAGCAACTTTTATAAACAGCGGTTTTCTACTCCCTATTTAGCTCCTTCTCTAGGATCTCCCGATCAGCAAGACGAGGATTTAGAGAAAATTTCTTCCTACTTAAAAGTACTGACCCGAGGAAAATTTTCTTATCAGAGTCGTGCCAATTCTTCATTGTCTTATAAAGATCAAGAAGAAAGTAAAGACGACGAAGAAGCTGCGGATTCTGACGAAGACGTAATCGTTCAAGAAGGTAAAATTTTACTTAAGGCTATTGATCTAGGATTGAAGTCTTCAAATATTATGATCGACTACGTTATTTCCCGTATTTTTCAATTTGTTCAAGGCTAA
- a CDS encoding Na(+)-transporting NADH-quinone reductase subunit B, with translation MLKRFVNSIWEICQKDKFQRFTPVADAIDTFCYEPIHKSSSPPFIRDAVDVKRWMMLVVIALFPATFLAIWNSGVQALVYGSGNPQLMESFLHISGFRSYLSFIFNDIGMFSVLWTGCKIFLPLLIISYSVGGACEVLFAVVRRHKIAEGLLVTGILYPLTLPPTIPYWMAALGIAFGVVVSKELFGGTGMNILNPALSGRAFLFFTFPAKMSGDVWVGSNPTHIKDSLLTMNATAGKSIIDGFSQSTCLQTLNSTPPSVKRVHVDAIASNILHMTHVPTQNVIQSQFSIWAESHPGLMLDKLTLEQLQNFVTSPLSEGGLGLLPTQFDSAYAITDVIYGIGKFSSGNLFWGNIIGSLGETSTFACLLGAIFLVITGIASWRTMVSFGIGAFVTAWLFKIFSILIAGKHGAWAPARFFIPAYRQLFLGGLAFGLVFMATDPVSSPTMKLAKWIYGLFIGFMTIIIRLINPAYPEGVMLAILLGNVFAPLLDYFAVRKYRRRRI, from the coding sequence ATGCTTAAACGATTTGTTAATTCCATCTGGGAAATTTGTCAAAAAGACAAGTTTCAACGCTTTACTCCAGTTGCAGACGCTATTGATACGTTTTGCTACGAACCCATCCACAAATCTTCATCTCCACCATTCATTCGCGATGCTGTAGATGTTAAGCGTTGGATGATGCTTGTGGTTATTGCACTCTTTCCAGCGACATTCTTAGCTATATGGAATTCTGGTGTTCAGGCTTTAGTCTATGGCTCTGGAAATCCCCAGCTCATGGAATCATTTTTACATATCTCAGGATTTCGCAGTTATCTCTCCTTTATCTTTAATGACATAGGCATGTTTTCCGTGCTTTGGACGGGATGCAAAATTTTTCTTCCCTTACTCATCATTAGCTATTCAGTGGGAGGAGCTTGCGAAGTACTCTTTGCGGTTGTTAGAAGACATAAAATTGCTGAAGGACTACTCGTCACAGGGATCCTCTATCCCCTTACCTTACCTCCCACAATTCCTTATTGGATGGCCGCTTTAGGGATTGCTTTCGGTGTTGTTGTTAGTAAAGAATTGTTCGGTGGGACGGGAATGAATATTCTCAATCCTGCACTATCAGGAAGAGCTTTTCTATTTTTTACATTTCCAGCAAAGATGAGCGGTGATGTTTGGGTAGGAAGCAACCCAACACACATTAAAGACAGCCTGCTTACCATGAACGCAACAGCAGGAAAATCCATCATAGACGGCTTTTCGCAATCTACCTGCCTACAAACATTAAACTCTACACCACCTTCTGTAAAAAGAGTCCATGTAGATGCTATAGCCTCTAACATTTTACATATGACACACGTCCCCACACAAAATGTCATACAATCACAATTTTCGATCTGGGCAGAGTCTCATCCCGGATTGATGTTAGACAAGCTAACTTTAGAACAACTGCAAAACTTTGTGACCTCTCCATTAAGTGAAGGCGGTCTCGGCTTACTCCCCACGCAATTTGACTCAGCATATGCTATTACCGATGTGATCTATGGAATTGGGAAATTCTCTTCGGGAAACCTTTTCTGGGGGAACATTATCGGTTCCCTAGGAGAAACATCGACATTTGCCTGTTTACTCGGTGCTATATTCCTTGTGATTACAGGGATTGCCTCATGGAGAACGATGGTGTCTTTCGGTATAGGTGCTTTCGTCACAGCGTGGTTATTTAAGATTTTCAGTATTCTTATTGCTGGAAAACACGGAGCTTGGGCTCCTGCAAGATTCTTTATTCCAGCCTACCGTCAGTTATTCCTAGGAGGTTTAGCCTTCGGTCTCGTATTCATGGCGACAGATCCTGTATCATCACCAACCATGAAATTAGCAAAATGGATTTACGGATTATTCATTGGTTTTATGACCATAATTATCCGATTAATCAATCCTGCATATCCTGAAGGAGTTATGCTGGCCATTCTTCTTGGAAATGTATTTGCTCCTCTTCTTGATTACTTTGCTGTAAGAAAGTATAGACGAAGGAGAATTTAA